From the Glycine max cultivar Williams 82 chromosome 11, Glycine_max_v4.0, whole genome shotgun sequence genome, the window GTTAGCTTTTAAATCACAATATCCAAAATTTTGTCTATCgccaaaaactattttttcttaagataataaattgattataatcaaaattaacaaCCACATTAGCATAGTAACatcaataatcttttttttacgTCTATCAATAGTCCTGAAAAGTAATCCAAATCTACTTCTCAACCTGGCAACTAAAAACACCGTAAGGAAAAACTCAATCACGTCACGTCAGTTTTCAATACGAGGTTGATATCAATGAgacttataaattattttctttcataacTCATGCATGTGGAAGGTACGAGAATAAGAGATTTTCCTTTCACTCAAAACTTGGAAGTTACAATTTGATACCATGTCACAAATTTCCAATTGACTGACAATAAGTCACAACTTCTCAATGACAAGTGTTGGATAGTGGTGTGCAAGATCTAATATCTTGTTTGCCAATGATTCACAACTATAAGATCCTGTACCACATACTCAAAAAGAAGATCTTCAGGATTCTCAATTTCATTGTCATTACTAGAAAAAACCTTTTTGCTTGGTGTTTGTGCTTATCATGTATAGGCAAAGTCCTCATTTGAATGAGAGAGTTTTCTCCCACCCTTATTGAATCGCCGTGGTACCTCACTTAACCTTGTTTAACGGCCAACTACAATTTtcaatacttttaaaatattaatccagatatactaaaaggtatttaaaaaaaatgcttgtcTTAGCCAGTAAAATTAGTAAAAGAAGAAAGTGGAAACACGAAGGGAGCCAAATTAGGGAGATTTTCTCAGCTTTGGCAGTCGTAGTGATCTCTAGGATAAAAACCAGAATCCAAAGTTCTATGGCGAGTTGGTCTCGAGATCACACTGTAGCAGCACCAGCATGAACGTTAGATTCAACTGACTTCAGTATCTCTTCACCTAACTGTTTGCATCCTACCAGCTTCTGCATCAATACACAATCCAAACATCAAGTTTACTCAGCAAAATAATTCCAATAATtaatcaaagagaaaataatatgaAGTGTGATTTAAAAAGGACCTAAGTCTTTTCAACATTAATGAAAGATATGCTTACTGTTCCTGCAGAATATATGTCACCAGTTCGAAATCCCCTGTTCAAAGTGTCCACCACTGCATTCTCTATTCTTTTAGCTGCCTTTTCTTCTCCTAGGCCATACCTCAAAAGCATAGCAGCACTAAGAACAGTAGCAAATGGATTTGCCTTGTCCTGTATATAAATAATTGTGCTGTTGTTAAGCATGCCGGCAGTcaaagcaaatgaaaaaaacGGAAATAAAAGACACCAACCTGTCCGGCAATATCAGGTGCAGAACCATGTATGGGTTCAAAAAGTCCAGGTCCCTGATCCAATAAAAATCCAAAACTCAGTGAAATCAATGAAGTTACTTGCCACATAACATAGCACaaattgcaaaataaaattgagaaacaTGCTcataatttatatcataattgattgtgtatattttttttcataccgAAGCCCCTAGGCTAGCAGAAGGAAGCATCCCAATACTTCCAGTGACCATTGAAGCCTCATCTGATAATATATCGCCAAAAATGTTGTTTGTCACCATGGTGTCAAACTGAACTTTCAGAGTTAGATATTGTAACACTTACATTTTAACCATGAAAAGattttttgtttgtgaatataaaTTTGCATAGCCATAagtaaaatgaaagataaattacaataaattattcCATGAGCAAACCTGTTTTGGATCGCGAATTAGTTGCATTGAAGCATTATCGACATACATATGTGAGAGCTCAACATCAGGATATTCTTGCGCTATTGCCAAAAATCTCTTTCTCCATAACATTGATGCCTGGAGAACTCAAATATAGTAAGTATAGGAACTGGACCTAAATAGCCACTAGTATCTTCTTGTTCATTCCCCCAAGTATCCAAAGCAtgcacaaattttaaatattcagtGAGTGAGGAAATTCCATATATAGGTCATTAACTATTATGTTTATGTGCTCATTAACTATTTACAAATATAGGTCAATAGAACATTGCATTTTTTggagaaatataaaaatgttaacaGAAAAAGTGTTTTATACTGAAGTTGTCTTGAAAGATATCTGGAACACCTAATCTAAGCAGAATCTTAAATAAGACAAAACAACTGAGAGGCATTTTCTTTGCAGCATGATTGAATCTTCCAATTTCCAGTTTAAGCAATTTGAGGCATGCAACTAGATTCTAGAGTTAGAAAATGTAAGTATAGAATAGCACCGGTATTCTCATTATATCAAACAAGGCCATATTCAGTTGGAACTTGGAAGGCATTTGCCATTAACTCTTTTTTCTGTATACACATCATACAAAAACATCACAGTATCCCTGAATAAGTTTCATGAGGTAATCCAGCAATACATACCTCTAGTACATTGGCTTTGTCAACAGAGCAAAGTTTCCCACAACGCTTCTGAGCAACCTTAAATGCAAAGTGAGCTATGCGATCTATCTGTTATACCAATTATTATTGATCACACAGTCATAGATCCAGAGATAATACAGAAATTTGTTAAAGAAACAGCTCCAGAAGAAAACTAAAAGTCCCTttaaagggaaagaaaaaggtGAAATCTGCATATAGTACATTCCTAGTGAGTTTGGATAACAAGTGACAATAGATTCTAGTTCTAGTCCATAAAATCATGGTGACACCATGCAAAAGCTCAAGCTAGTATTTGTTGCTTCAGTTTAACACgtgattttttaatcaattatgctaaaaatgaatttaaagtttaaacaaaacACACTATACATCCTTCCTTGTAGACAATGTGTTACGACCCTAGACTAGAAATGGGTAAAAGAAACAGATTTTATTGAATTGACAGAACAAAGGAGAGAGATCTCTCGTCTAAATATTTCCTCTTCATAGAGGATGCCTCCTTTCACAAAGAGCAAAGCACAAATGAATGAATCCCCTTCCTCTACATTCCTCTATTTTTTTACCTCACTCCTTGACTAACTAACTAATATCCTAACTGTCTTAACTAACTTCCCCTTCCACCTCTCCTAACTCCTAACACAATTTTACCTGTTTTAATTAAAGATCTTAAAGATACCCTGGCTTCGACTTTTAGTCAAATTAGAGatatttttcaatttccatCATAACTGGCCATCATATAATCATTATGAAATCATTTGGAATGATTGTACAACAAGAAACTCCGCTCAAATCCTTCACATGAGTTCTCTTTCATGGAAATATACAAGTGGATGCTTCAAAGCCTTCATCAACCTTCATTAATCTGTtgcaattcatatatattttatagctCACGTGTAGTAGAATCATCTTATAATAGTAAGATACCTCATGTGTAGCGTAAATCTCAGTATTAAAGCCAATCTCTTCACCATTTTCATTGGTGCCAAAGCCCCTGGGTTCTCCAAAATAGATACCTAAATAATAACAGAGCAGCAGCAACAAGACTAAGTCcagttaaagaaaaatagatgaagaaatcacatttcaaaatttaaatattatataggaACATGAAAGCAGAATCAGAACACCACAGACCTCCAGTGAGTTCCCTTATAAGCATGATATCGACCCCTTCAGCAACCTCTCTCTTCAAAGTTGAAGCATCCACTAACTACCGAAGAatataacacaaattaaaattactttgcACACAGTTACCACATCATAAAATACATCCCTAAGATTTTCCTGATCCGTCTGTCTTCCGTTCCAAGGGACAACAAGCAAAGCAGGGATATgtaattttttctaataaatttcaaccaattaaTTGTTCGAGAATGTGCTTATCCTTGACCTAACTGTATTGAATGAGAAAATGCAgtatgaagaaaatatttttaccgGAGAGTACACGGTAGCTGGTCTAAGATTTGCAAATACTCCAAGCTCTTTACGTATCTGAAGCAAGCCAGTCTCAGGCTTGAGATGTTTCTCGTTCTTATCCCATTTATAACCTCCAACAGCACCAAGCAGAACGGCATGAGATTGCTTAGCGGCAGAAAGGGTATCATCGGGTAAAGGGACTCCGGTGGCATCCAATGCAGCTCCACCCATAAGAACCTCTTGGAACTCGAATTTGATCCCTTCGAGAGAACCCACGAGGACAAGAACGTCTTTGGCCACGGAGATGATTTCGGGGCCGATTCCATCGCCGGGAATGAGAGTGATGCTGTAGGAAGAAGGGGGCGAAGCGCAACACCTCAGACTCAGAGGGGGAGTTGACCTTCGCAAAGGGAATGGCCGAAAGGGTCTCGCTAGTTTGCATTGGAACAGTTGCAGAGAAGTcgccatttcttcttcttctgcttcgATGAGAACAACTGTGACTCACTCGCTCAACTTGTATCTTTCTTTCCCTCTATTTTGGTAAAGTTATATTTAACCTGGTTTCGGATTATTAACTCTCACAATTGGTAAAGTTATATTGAACTATTTATTGTGGAAGGGCAAGGAATACTGACTAGGTTGTGAAACTGACTGTTTgggttattttataatttaaacaattGTATAAATGTTTGAgagtttaagaaaataattaataatgcttataaaaaaggaaaataactaataatttattgattCCAGATTATTCAATAAactttttagaataattatgaaaatagtttttttctttgattataTACATaagttttaaatgataataatcaCTTATTCAACAAAcgcttaattaatttgtttatccaTATACAACCCAACTTGCCACCTTGGTCACTTAACAGAAAATCGAAAAATGTGAGAATTTTCTGTATCGCACGTGATATAAATCTAGCCTTTGACTTCTTGTTGTTTGTGGACTAACTTTTAAGTTTCAAATCAAATACCGTACTTTATGTAGTAATTGAAAGCCCAACAaaggaaacaagaaaaattGGAAATACAAGTGTCGTGTCAATTATCGATTATAATGGTAAAGATCAATTTTGTTGGTTGGCATTTCATATTCATCGGACATCCTAATTAATCAATGATGTTTGTTCTGATGCACATCTTAAGCGAGTTTCACAACATATTGTTGTATGCTGTaccaaaaaatagatatattgacattgttgaaaaagaaaaataaaaatgaggtaAGTCTATATcttgtttactttttttattaaagtgaaGGGGCtgttacaagttttttttttcgtatCACAACCTATTTAACaaatctcataattttatattttttaataaattttaaccagaAAACATGTTAGGATATCATTCTAAAATAGAAGCTGcactttaaagaaatttaatccATTTCCGGGTGTATTGTAAGCACTCATCTTAGCTATAAATGTTTTTCGTAGTTTATAAGCAGTAACTAGAGGATCATGCAATGAAATCATAATTTAACGGTTCAAATTTTgagtaatattttctttatacacATTTACACAGTCAATCATTTAAGAGTGTAAGATTCAAATGGAACgagttgttttatatttttgataaatcaaattcaaaacataaatttaagatGTCAACCATCCGATATTCACTTAACGATTTTAAAAGCATTGACAGTATAAAAATGTTGGCAATTTTGGACTGTACCAACCAAAGCCATGtccttcattaaaaaaaaaaaaaacaacctgAACGAATATGCTTTTATTGGAATTTATTTTTACCCCCTTATTTTGCGTAAAAACACAATGAAATTTATCATGTAATAACAGTAACAATgacgataaaaaaataaaaaaaaaataccccaGAATGGGTTGAGTGGTGACCATGAATTTATGGCATAGGGATCCGAATTTGTCTGCGATTTAAAGGCAAAGTAAAAATGGCcaaaagaaagtgaaaactgtatttatttatttttatttttaaagaaaaaaaaaacaataaaaagaggAGAGTTTGTTGCTGTGCTGGGTTGTATGAGCGGTTCAACAGGAAAATCTCGCGGGCCAAAAAaggtttctctttctttctctatccTCCGTCAATGCCTTCTCCTCTCACAGTCTTTGTTAGGGTTTCCTTTTTTCCATTTCCTCCCTTTCTCCCACACCATCTCTTTCCGCATTTTCCCAATTAGGGTTtgttccttctttctttctttacccattCTCTCTTctgtttttcattcattcattcattattattttgtggCGCAGATGTGTAATTGagacagaagaagaagaagaagaagaagaagaagacgaagaagaagaagaaaattgaggGGGTGTGTGATCGGGTCCTCAGGTGAAGATCTGAGGCTGTTGgtgtctcttttcttttctccgaGTTCCAAAGATGAGCGCTTCTAGGTTCATCAAGTGCGTCACTGTTGGGGATGGTGCTGTGGGCAAAACCTGCTTGCTTATTTCCTACACCAGCAACACTTTCCCCACCGTTAgttcttttctctctcctaaaaactaaattttgggTTCTGGGTAATTCTCCAATTCCgcatattttgaataaattcaGCTACGTTTGCATTTAATCTCCATTGGGGAAATGTTTCATAGGCTGCAACACGTGTGCATTTTAAATGGGtctcattttgtttattataaagtttggttaacgttttttttttataaacattagGTTAACAATTTGATAACGTTGTATTTGTTGTGTATTTAAAAACAGGATTATGTGCCGACTGTTTTTGACAATTTCAGTGCAAATGTGGTTGTCAATGGGAGCATTGTGAATCTGGGTTTGTGGGATACTGCTGGTAATGCTGCGTGATTATTGTCTCTGTGATGTTGGAGCTTGGAAGTTTTCTCTggatttattgtgttatttgtgGAACAGGACAAGAGGATTACAACAGATTAAGACCTTTGAGTTACCGTGGTGCCGATGTTTTCATATTGGCTTTCTCTCTCATAAGCAAGGCCAGTTATGAAAATGTCTCTAAAAAGGTACTTCGTTGCAATTTATTGTGGTCAGAGTGTTTTGGGAGAATTCTTATTTCTTTTGAGAATCATGAGGTTTCTGTATGGCCTGTAACGAAGGATGTATGGATCatgttatattttaagaaaataattcatttatataaaaagtcGATGATAAATTGCATGTCTGGTTTCTTTTTCAGTGGATTCCAGAGTTGAAGCATTATGCACCTGGTGTCCCCATTATTCTGGTTGGCACAAAGCTTGGTAAGCTTATTGCTGCATAATGTGATACTGATATTGAGTACCATGCATTCATTAGATGCTTCCCTCTggcttgtttatttaatttagtcaATGTGGCTTGTGGTACAATGAAATATATGAACTTATCCCCACGGATTTCATGATTGATTAATGTTGACTTCAGATACAAGTACAGCaccattgaaatttttatttatctgaATGATGAACTGCTGAACCAGATTTTGTTTTGGCCAGAAGTGGCTGTATTTCTggtgcatttttttcttctttagatTCTCATCACCgttgttttcctttttccaaCGTGTAGCTGATACCATAACGGTGAATGCATGGATGTTTCTGgttgattaattttattcatgcaTTGTATAGGCTGGCCCTGCCTTGAGATatgtattaaaattttcaaataatcttCCAGTGAGGTTCATAGCATGTTTTGTTCTATTGAGGGGACAGATGGTTGTTTTAGTTTCTCAACTTGTGAATATTATATTGATGATTTTCGCAACCAAGAGTCTATTCCTTATTATTTGTGATTTGTAATGAGATAGACCTTCGGGATGATAAGCAGTTCTGCATCGACCATCCTGGTGCCGTACCTATTACCACAGCTCAGGTGAATATTGTTTCGGGTGCTCTGGAACCTTGTTTAGttatgtaataaattaaatctgACTTGTGCATTCCCTTTAAGGGAGAAGAGCTTAGGAAGCTGATTAATGCACCAGCTTACATTGAATGCAGTTCAAAAACACAGGAGGTACATGGTTgaatgtatttcttttatttttttaaaatcacgaTGGTTAattcaatgtttttaaaaaaaaattggtatttATTACAGAACGTGAAGGCAGTCTTTGATGCAGCCATAAGAGTTGTCCTTCAACCACCTaagcagaagaaaaagaagggtaAAGCACAAAAGGCATGCTCGATATTGTGATTCACTAGGTGTTAACATTTGACTGCCCTTTGTTCTACCTGTATTACCCtccccttctttctttttatcatttcttTGTTATTGAAGAAGTTGGAGTAGTTTGTGGGTGTTCCTCAGACAAATACTCTAGATCTCCTTGAAGCATAAGGTGGGTTAATGCTTTGCTTTCTTTGAATTATTGTCAACTCTAATAGTCAAATTTGCATTTCATGGTTCCCACCTTTTTTTCCTATAACTTTCGTTTTGATTAATGTATTAATAGACTGGAATATCCCAGTTAGGATAACGACCTTGTTTGCTTGAAGATATATATTTaaagtatattatttttcaattcaagGTATGGCTATGTGTAcagatttttatttgtttcttagtTGTCATTCGGTGGGATAGAAGAGTTAGGCTGAAGCAGTTTCTTCGTTTcttcacattatttttattcacgTTGTCTCCATGACTAATCCCAAGTTTCTTGAAAAACGAACGACAAATACTACTAAacaaaaagtttgattttaatgGTAATATACTCAcgggataaaataattttattgggttaactattaaaaattagtattgattaaaaataattattataaaaaataataaatgtaaattttaatatatagccCATTTGGTCATATAaagttttttcttcattcacttttttttatgacGGGTGCCTACATCTTTTTTGGGTGTAGTGCTAATCTCTGGGCGTTGACCTGtctttattaaaagatatttttagtgGGTTATGATTTATGAATCTTTGCTagtcaatttatataaaattcataCAAAGTCAAACCACGTGACTTTTTTATCCACACTGGTAATATCGTAATATGCAAAGGAAAATTATTGATGTTACGAAAAATCAAGTCCTTTTTGGTTTATGTATAATAATGAATTTAACTTCACAGACCGAGAATGGATTTTGCTTTCTGTTATGGTTTATGCTGCATGAGAAAGTGAGAATCACATCTAAATTAGTACATGAAGTGAGAACCAGAATTTTCAATGAACCCATTTCAAATGAGACTGGTTACGATGATCGCAACACGTAACGTCTAGtattagaaaattattaaactacaattttgaagaaaaacatgaAGCAACCAAATTCCTATGAATTATTCTTGTTAGAGACCAGAAACATGAAGCAGATACGCTTGTGGATTACCCTACTCAGACAGAATACGAAGCGAAACATTACTAACCATGTTTGAGAAAACGGGCTATGCATCACCATTAAACCCGTCGTGCTTTATCCTTTTGAAAATATACTAACCCAGCTTTTAAAAACATAAGCAGCTGCAGTACTcaacccatttttttttatagtttttaaccAACGTATTTACATAGGTCTTAATTTGCGTTCATATCTGTCTCAATTTCTTACATGTTATTGTCTTACATTTGAAAGCATGTATGTAACCATTTTTCTACCCcctcaattatttattatttaaagaaattaactaaaaaaaatatacaaggcAGAAGTACCGGTATGGCAACGCTACGTCTAGATAGCATCCAAAAATATCCAACATTCCATTCCCGCCTATCAATGTACTAATAATCCATACTAACGAACTAggcaaatgaaaaaaagaaaagaaaaaaagcactCCTTAATGAGATAATTCTatcaaaaaagggaaaaatgattaagaactacttttttaaaaaagaattattataaaaaaaatagattgataAGAATAACTTCaaatcttttttcaattttcaaaattaaaaaacaacagTTTAAAACACACTCTTATAGTCTGACTATAGACTCCACTGGAAATCGACAAGTCCGTCTAAACCTTTGTGCACactttaagaatttaaatataGCAACTGTACTACAAGTAATTTCTCTAAACTGATGTAaaattggaagaagaagaaaagatctAGCAATGTTTAATGGTGGCTCAGTTTCATTAGTTACAGAGTGAATCGGAGTCCTAACTCAATGAGCGAGTGTACTTTTGCTGTGGGCACATATCAGGAAGTGGTTCTTCAGTTTGGAATCTAAAGACAATTGAAAACAGTAGCTGGACCAGCCCAAGAACAAATTGCTTCAAAATCTAACATGACAACATCAAGGGTATCAGTTATCCAGCATGTGAAACCTTGATGGCTTCATACTTCTCACCTACCGCACCgcctttttgtttttggaacTCTATATACCGCATAGTACTGGCTAAGAAAGCATTGGCAGCTGGATCTGGAGTTGTGGTGTCGCTCTGCATTTCATTCATAATTAACTCAATTAAGCCCTGGATAGCCGCAACGGTGACTTGTAGGTTTCCCTTCTCAAAGAAGTAAAGATacctagaaaaaaaatacacacatcaTCATTATTCCATTTTACACTGTTGCGAAGCAAAGAAGAACAGTGCTGACATAAGATTATGGACGTTAATCTTACTTGTTCAATATCTCAATGAAGAGCATTACTGATCCGGTGCTACCTCGTGCTGCATTTGCCATTTGTTGGGCTGCATTTGCAATTCTTAAAGCCCGCTTAAGACATAATAGGACCCtggttcaaaaataaaaatgaatataacaAAAACAGCAAGAATCATGATAACATAAAGTAAGAAATAAATTCTCaaattccttttcaaatatTACGAAACATATCCCccatctattttttctttccccACCCTGCTTTTCCAACTTGTAATGTTCTTCAGAGTCAATGTAATTATGTTCACTCCCTTAAGAGAGGGCAGCATTGGACAAAATCATTCTTACTCTCCTCTAATACACTCTTATACATTCAACTCTTCAATCTTGAAAACAAGATATCCTTTATATGTACTCAATTATGCAGCCACACGTCTTCATTTTATAACATGTATTATGAGTTTTTATATCAATATTTCTTGTCTCTTTAATTAGTTATCCAATCGGAGatgttttttagttttctcaattattttaatcaatgcTCGAATTTCTTCAATCAACATCAAGTATACTGAAATATTtgcaatttatcaattaaactcatttttaaaatttggaagttccAATAACCTTCTAACCAATAAAACAatcttttcttaaatatttttcacatttcACGTGTATTTACAAATAAATACACGTACTATGCACGAGATACTAGATAGTTACATACTTACATATGTATCTCATAGTTCTAGAAACAGCAATGGACTTTTTGGACATgcaaacaattaaaattcaCCAACTACTTCTGTTCAACCAAAACCACAAAAAACCCTGAACAATCTTACAAGCTACTGCAAAGAAACAAGCATAGCACTGCAAAGAAACAAGCATTCCATAGAAGTCTAAAATCTCATAAAAGTCATGTCAACGGAAACAAACCTCTCTCCATCTTTCATGTTATCATGATCATCAACCCAAAACAGATGTGAGCATGCATACACAGCTCTGCATTGATCTGGCTTCTTTAAAAGCTTTGCTGAATACTGTCCAATGAGAAAGCACAAAAATGAGGATTcagtagaaaaatatatattgagcaCTACGTAAATGATGAAATTCAATAATTACCCCTGTGGCCTTGTGGGTTAAAGTATCCCTGTTTTCAACACCAAAGACGTGCATCCTTTGAAGAGTCCCTATTATTAAATGGATAGCTGTGATCTGTGCTCTGGAATCCTAGTATAAGAAACACAAAATGCATAGTTGAGAATGGCTAAACCATAAATTTTGTCAACATAAACATTCCTCCTCCAAACTCAGTACTCACCTTCAATCCCATGAAAATAACAGGATTGTTTTTTTGGGAAGGGAGGGAAGCACAAAACTAGTAGGGAGTACTTACAGAAATTTCTTCTTCATATAGAATATAAGCTTGGGTGAAAAATTCATAAGCAACAGGCTCCAATTCACAGTCATTTGCAGCCTTAatgcaagaaaaagaaacaataaaatcagCAAATATAGTTAGGAAATATCATTTTGATGCACTAACAACCAAATATATTCAAGTACCTCAGCACATTGCAAGTACAACTGCAATGCTAATTCTGGCGCCAGGACACCTGACAAAGTCTCGATGGTCTGAGAAAAGACAAGACACCATCAAATAAATCAACCAATTAACTATACATAACTGTTTAGATTATCAGTTACCGTACCAACAAATCTTCACCGCCtccatattattaaatattcaatCATCATTTATACAGAATTATGTCGGCATAAATCACCGTTAAAAAATAAACCCACATCGGTTATCAAGGGGAGAAAATTACCTGATTTAAAAGCTGAAAAATTTTCTTTGGTGTTGTTGATGCATCATCTCCAAATGGATTTTCTTCTTGACCTTGCAACTGTCTGACCAACTGTAGATGGTAAAGTAAAATACACTGCATAAACTCtactattttactttattaaaaaaaaaaaaaaagaataactgAACAGTGTAGTAGCAGACagccattttcattttcatgcaAGATAAAAAAGGGTCACAGGGAACAACAGCATCAAGAAAGCATGAAGTAAAAGGTAATACATGTCTTGGCATTTTGGCTTTGATTTAGATATTATGGCTGTGCCACTTTATCTCAATGAGAAATGGAGCTCCCAATATAACTCCTGCCAGCTGGAAATATAAAGACAATTTCCATACAATACAATGGGGGAAATTTTCAACTTACTAACCCAGTTGCGTCATTTATCAAACTTCTAGCATGAAATCAGAAGGCTTAGCATCATGTTAAGTAATCTAAAATCCAATTCCAAATCAATTATTACATAGTAGAGTCAATGAAATATTTCAATCAACTTAAACATCAAAACCAAGTGAAAATGCTGAATTGATTTGGTCTCAACCTATGCTTTAGCTTCCAGCACTATCAAATATCAATTCATCATGATGTAAGCAACAAAGCAAAACAGCACACTGTAAAAGCAGGCAACTAATCAAAAAGGTCTGCCAAAcctttaaagaagaaaaaacaagaggTGGAACAGTGAAAGGCAGACGTTTTGGTCCTCCAGTCAGTATGTGCTTCCTCACAGTATCAATGATCTGCAATTTAGTGGATGAAAATTATGCACAAATTAAAGGTTGAACTCATAAAATACAGCATAACCCCTACCAACAATGTAGTTTGCAGTCATAGGTAACATATCAAACATCATTGCCTCGAGTTAGAAACATTATAATCACAAATAAGCATTCTTATTTACAGGAGTCCATGACCAATTAAAATGTTAAAGCAATATCCCAAGTTAACACTAACTTCAGTTTAGTGCTtgagaaatatttatttctaatattttccTGGGTAAAATTCATGTGCAGCTTCAGTGCAGAAGTACTAGTAAGTAAAAAATGGAGTCAGCAAATTATTAATTGGTGTTAGAAAGAGAAAATTTCCAGCAGAAAAAcaagtacaaaacaaaaaagtttttATCATCATCATAGCACATGGATATAAGCAGTTCACCTTAAACATTTCTTCTGGATCATCATTATAAAGCATCTGGATTAGACGGGAAACAGAGTTCTG encodes:
- the LOC100807689 gene encoding 3-isopropylmalate dehydrogenase 2, chloroplastic; the encoded protein is MATSLQLFQCKLARPFRPFPLRRSTPPLSLRCCASPPSSYSITLIPGDGIGPEIISVAKDVLVLVGSLEGIKFEFQEVLMGGAALDATGVPLPDDTLSAAKQSHAVLLGAVGGYKWDKNEKHLKPETGLLQIRKELGVFANLRPATVYSPLVDASTLKREVAEGVDIMLIRELTGGIYFGEPRGFGTNENGEEIGFNTEIYATHEIDRIAHFAFKVAQKRCGKLCSVDKANVLEASMLWRKRFLAIAQEYPDVELSHMYVDNASMQLIRDPKQFDTMVTNNIFGDILSDEASMVTGSIGMLPSASLGASGPGLFEPIHGSAPDIAGQDKANPFATVLSAAMLLRYGLGEEKAAKRIENAVVDTLNRGFRTGDIYSAGTKLVGCKQLGEEILKSVESNVHAGAATV
- the LOC100808748 gene encoding rac-like GTP-binding protein ARAC1-like, which codes for MSASRFIKCVTVGDGAVGKTCLLISYTSNTFPTDYVPTVFDNFSANVVVNGSIVNLGLWDTAGQEDYNRLRPLSYRGADVFILAFSLISKASYENVSKKWIPELKHYAPGVPIILVGTKLDLRDDKQFCIDHPGAVPITTAQGEELRKLINAPAYIECSSKTQENVKAVFDAAIRVVLQPPKQKKKKGKAQKACSIL